In Equus caballus isolate H_3958 breed thoroughbred chromosome 28, TB-T2T, whole genome shotgun sequence, the following proteins share a genomic window:
- the C28H12orf50 gene encoding uncharacterized protein C12orf50 homolog isoform X11: protein MEMQQNCSISCFWETQPLGCVKISCIFYHSKPRNINGLFLPPSSNITLQKETQEGIPPPTQSQEALKSQENISRPIHHPLVLKTNFEEEEEEGDEQNDASGLWTKTSEEIEEKRAIKEICYKSGDYYRFHTPPDKSSSKSIASTAEKELEKPLENGSELQEGDGLTVPTKFSLYERQGEIKASLDRKPRTDIAAFENGGGDCYVPQRIIFLGVDENEALNEEKEITMSTCSNTKDNKDNSHPKRSLTTRLVPTMHVLNATENISMKCKEDPSSMNDVQPVKKPHFKGVKKRKWIYNEPKNFPGPGIRRVQTPNPQNKMSYHHNNKNRNAENASYIHVQRDAVRTVSLNAPPCSRPRNGSYNKVDVTKEPKLNLCPDKYMSTSYNGTGWRKRIPFSKTYSKTEKIYTEPRRNGSK, encoded by the exons ATGGAAATGCAG CAAAACTGCAGCATTTCATGCTTCTGGGAAACTCAGCCTCTTGGTTGCGTGAAGATCAGTTGTATCTTTTATCACAGCAAACCTCGAAATATCAATGGATTATTTTTACCACCAAGTAGCA ATATCACTCTACAAAAGGAAACTCAGGAAGGAATTCCACCCCCCACCCAGAGTCAGGAAGCCCTGAAATCTCAGGAGAATATATCACGACCCATTCACCATCCTTTAGTTTTAAAAACTAACtttgaagaagaagaggaggaaggagacgAACAAAATG ATGCTTCTGGTTTATGGACAAAGACTtctgaagaaattgaagaaaaaagagcaataaaGGAGATATGTTATAAATCTG GTGACTACTACAGATTTCATACTCCTCCAGATAAGTCATCATCAAAAAGCATAGCCTCCACGGCGGAAAAAGAGTTAGAAAAGCCTTTGGAAAATGGCAGTGAATTGCAAGAAG gggATGGTCTTACAGTTCCGACAAAATTTAGCCTATATGAAAGGCAAGGTGAGATAAAAGCATCATTGGATAGGAAACCAAGGACTGACATTGCTGCTTTCGAAAATGGAG GAGGTGACTGTTATGTTCCACAGAGGATTATATTTCTTGGAGTAGATGAAAATGAAGCtttaaatgaagagaaagaaatcaccATGTCAACATGTTCAAATACTAAAG ATAACAAGGACAATTCTCATCCAAAGCGTTCCCTAACCACCCGACTAGTACCTACAATGCATGTATTAAATGCTACTGAGAATATCAGTATGAAGTGCAAAGAGGATCCCTCTTCAA TGAACGACGTGCAGCCAGTGAAGAAGCCTCATTTTAAAggggtgaaaaaaagaaaatggatttatAATGAACCAAAGAACTTTCCTGGCCCAGGAATACGGAGAG TACAGACCCCAAATCCCCAAAATAAAATGAGTTACCatcacaataataaaaatagaaatgctgaGAATGCATCCTATATCCATGTTCAGAGAGATGCCGTCAGGACTGTCTCATTGAATGCACCTCCCTGCAGCAGGCCCAGAAATGGGTCCTACAATAAAGTCGATGTTACCAAGGAACCCAAACTCAACCTCTGTCCAG ATAAATATATGTCAACATCATATAATGGTACAGGCTGGCGAAAAAGAATTCCTTTTTCAAAGACATattcaaaaactgaaaagataTATACAG agcCAAGAAGAAATGGGAGCAAGTAA
- the C28H12orf50 gene encoding uncharacterized protein C12orf50 homolog isoform X10, with protein MEMQQNCSISCFWETQPLGCVKISCIFYHSKPRNINGLFLPPSSNITLQKETQEGIPPPTQSQEALKSQENISRPIHHPLVLKTNFEEEEEEGDEQNDASGLWTKTSEEIEEKRAIKEICYKSGDYYRFHTPPDKSSSKSIASTAEKELEKPLENGSELQEGDGLTVPTKFSLYERQGEIKASLDRKPRTDIAAFENGGGDCYVPQRIIFLGVDENEALNEEKEITMSTCSNTKDNKDNSHPKRSLTTRLVPTMHVLNATENISMKCKEDPSSMNDVQPVKKPHFKGVKKRKWIYNEPKNFPGPGIRRAVQTPNPQNKMSYHHNNKNRNAENASYIHVQRDAVRTVSLNAPPCSRPRNGSYNKVDVTKEPKLNLCPDKYMSTSYNGTGWRKRIPFSKTYSKTEKIYTEPRRNGSK; from the exons ATGGAAATGCAG CAAAACTGCAGCATTTCATGCTTCTGGGAAACTCAGCCTCTTGGTTGCGTGAAGATCAGTTGTATCTTTTATCACAGCAAACCTCGAAATATCAATGGATTATTTTTACCACCAAGTAGCA ATATCACTCTACAAAAGGAAACTCAGGAAGGAATTCCACCCCCCACCCAGAGTCAGGAAGCCCTGAAATCTCAGGAGAATATATCACGACCCATTCACCATCCTTTAGTTTTAAAAACTAACtttgaagaagaagaggaggaaggagacgAACAAAATG ATGCTTCTGGTTTATGGACAAAGACTtctgaagaaattgaagaaaaaagagcaataaaGGAGATATGTTATAAATCTG GTGACTACTACAGATTTCATACTCCTCCAGATAAGTCATCATCAAAAAGCATAGCCTCCACGGCGGAAAAAGAGTTAGAAAAGCCTTTGGAAAATGGCAGTGAATTGCAAGAAG gggATGGTCTTACAGTTCCGACAAAATTTAGCCTATATGAAAGGCAAGGTGAGATAAAAGCATCATTGGATAGGAAACCAAGGACTGACATTGCTGCTTTCGAAAATGGAG GAGGTGACTGTTATGTTCCACAGAGGATTATATTTCTTGGAGTAGATGAAAATGAAGCtttaaatgaagagaaagaaatcaccATGTCAACATGTTCAAATACTAAAG ATAACAAGGACAATTCTCATCCAAAGCGTTCCCTAACCACCCGACTAGTACCTACAATGCATGTATTAAATGCTACTGAGAATATCAGTATGAAGTGCAAAGAGGATCCCTCTTCAA TGAACGACGTGCAGCCAGTGAAGAAGCCTCATTTTAAAggggtgaaaaaaagaaaatggatttatAATGAACCAAAGAACTTTCCTGGCCCAGGAATACGGAGAG CAGTACAGACCCCAAATCCCCAAAATAAAATGAGTTACCatcacaataataaaaatagaaatgctgaGAATGCATCCTATATCCATGTTCAGAGAGATGCCGTCAGGACTGTCTCATTGAATGCACCTCCCTGCAGCAGGCCCAGAAATGGGTCCTACAATAAAGTCGATGTTACCAAGGAACCCAAACTCAACCTCTGTCCAG ATAAATATATGTCAACATCATATAATGGTACAGGCTGGCGAAAAAGAATTCCTTTTTCAAAGACATattcaaaaactgaaaagataTATACAG agcCAAGAAGAAATGGGAGCAAGTAA
- the C28H12orf50 gene encoding uncharacterized protein C12orf50 homolog isoform X14, which produces MEMQQNCSISCFWETQPLGCVKISCIFYHSKPRNINGLFLPPSSNITLQKETQEGIPPPTQSQEALKSQENISRPIHHPLVLKTNFEEEEEEGDEQNDASGLWTKTSEEIEEKRAIKEICYKSGDYYRFHTPPDKSSSKSIASTAEKELEKPLENGSELQEGDGLTVPTKFSLYERQGEIKASLDRKPRTDIAAFENGGGDCYVPQRIIFLGVDENEALNEEKEITMSTCSNTKVNDVQPVKKPHFKGVKKRKWIYNEPKNFPGPGIRRAVQTPNPQNKMSYHHNNKNRNAENASYIHVQRDAVRTVSLNAPPCSRPRNGSYNKVDVTKEPKLNLCPDKYMSTSYNGTGWRKRIPFSKTYSKTEKIYTEPRRNGSK; this is translated from the exons ATGGAAATGCAG CAAAACTGCAGCATTTCATGCTTCTGGGAAACTCAGCCTCTTGGTTGCGTGAAGATCAGTTGTATCTTTTATCACAGCAAACCTCGAAATATCAATGGATTATTTTTACCACCAAGTAGCA ATATCACTCTACAAAAGGAAACTCAGGAAGGAATTCCACCCCCCACCCAGAGTCAGGAAGCCCTGAAATCTCAGGAGAATATATCACGACCCATTCACCATCCTTTAGTTTTAAAAACTAACtttgaagaagaagaggaggaaggagacgAACAAAATG ATGCTTCTGGTTTATGGACAAAGACTtctgaagaaattgaagaaaaaagagcaataaaGGAGATATGTTATAAATCTG GTGACTACTACAGATTTCATACTCCTCCAGATAAGTCATCATCAAAAAGCATAGCCTCCACGGCGGAAAAAGAGTTAGAAAAGCCTTTGGAAAATGGCAGTGAATTGCAAGAAG gggATGGTCTTACAGTTCCGACAAAATTTAGCCTATATGAAAGGCAAGGTGAGATAAAAGCATCATTGGATAGGAAACCAAGGACTGACATTGCTGCTTTCGAAAATGGAG GAGGTGACTGTTATGTTCCACAGAGGATTATATTTCTTGGAGTAGATGAAAATGAAGCtttaaatgaagagaaagaaatcaccATGTCAACATGTTCAAATACTAAAG TGAACGACGTGCAGCCAGTGAAGAAGCCTCATTTTAAAggggtgaaaaaaagaaaatggatttatAATGAACCAAAGAACTTTCCTGGCCCAGGAATACGGAGAG CAGTACAGACCCCAAATCCCCAAAATAAAATGAGTTACCatcacaataataaaaatagaaatgctgaGAATGCATCCTATATCCATGTTCAGAGAGATGCCGTCAGGACTGTCTCATTGAATGCACCTCCCTGCAGCAGGCCCAGAAATGGGTCCTACAATAAAGTCGATGTTACCAAGGAACCCAAACTCAACCTCTGTCCAG ATAAATATATGTCAACATCATATAATGGTACAGGCTGGCGAAAAAGAATTCCTTTTTCAAAGACATattcaaaaactgaaaagataTATACAG agcCAAGAAGAAATGGGAGCAAGTAA
- the C28H12orf50 gene encoding uncharacterized protein C12orf50 homolog isoform X8: protein MEMQQNCSISCFWETQPLGCVKISCIFYHSKPRNINGLFLPPSSNITLQKETQEGIPPPTQSQEALKSQENISRPIHHPLVLKTNFEEEEEEGDEQNDYLALGQFNLKKIYPIDASGLWTKTSEEIEEKRAIKEICYKSGDYYRFHTPPDKSSSKSIASTAEKELEKPLENGSELQEGDGLTVPTKFSLYERQGEIKASLDRKPRTDIAAFENGGGDCYVPQRIIFLGVDENEALNEEKEITMSTCSNTKDNKDNSHPKRSLTTRLVPTMHVLNATENISMKCKEDPSSMNDVQPVKKPHFKGVKKRKWIYNEPKNFPGPGIRRVQTPNPQNKMSYHHNNKNRNAENASYIHVQRDAVRTVSLNAPPCSRPRNGSYNKVDVTKEPKLNLCPDKYMSTSYNGTGWRKRIPFSKTYSKTEKIYTEPRRNGSK, encoded by the exons ATGGAAATGCAG CAAAACTGCAGCATTTCATGCTTCTGGGAAACTCAGCCTCTTGGTTGCGTGAAGATCAGTTGTATCTTTTATCACAGCAAACCTCGAAATATCAATGGATTATTTTTACCACCAAGTAGCA ATATCACTCTACAAAAGGAAACTCAGGAAGGAATTCCACCCCCCACCCAGAGTCAGGAAGCCCTGAAATCTCAGGAGAATATATCACGACCCATTCACCATCCTTTAGTTTTAAAAACTAACtttgaagaagaagaggaggaaggagacgAACAAAATG ATTATTTGGCTTTGGgacaatttaatttaaaaaaaatatatcctaTAGATGCTTCTGGTTTATGGACAAAGACTtctgaagaaattgaagaaaaaagagcaataaaGGAGATATGTTATAAATCTG GTGACTACTACAGATTTCATACTCCTCCAGATAAGTCATCATCAAAAAGCATAGCCTCCACGGCGGAAAAAGAGTTAGAAAAGCCTTTGGAAAATGGCAGTGAATTGCAAGAAG gggATGGTCTTACAGTTCCGACAAAATTTAGCCTATATGAAAGGCAAGGTGAGATAAAAGCATCATTGGATAGGAAACCAAGGACTGACATTGCTGCTTTCGAAAATGGAG GAGGTGACTGTTATGTTCCACAGAGGATTATATTTCTTGGAGTAGATGAAAATGAAGCtttaaatgaagagaaagaaatcaccATGTCAACATGTTCAAATACTAAAG ATAACAAGGACAATTCTCATCCAAAGCGTTCCCTAACCACCCGACTAGTACCTACAATGCATGTATTAAATGCTACTGAGAATATCAGTATGAAGTGCAAAGAGGATCCCTCTTCAA TGAACGACGTGCAGCCAGTGAAGAAGCCTCATTTTAAAggggtgaaaaaaagaaaatggatttatAATGAACCAAAGAACTTTCCTGGCCCAGGAATACGGAGAG TACAGACCCCAAATCCCCAAAATAAAATGAGTTACCatcacaataataaaaatagaaatgctgaGAATGCATCCTATATCCATGTTCAGAGAGATGCCGTCAGGACTGTCTCATTGAATGCACCTCCCTGCAGCAGGCCCAGAAATGGGTCCTACAATAAAGTCGATGTTACCAAGGAACCCAAACTCAACCTCTGTCCAG ATAAATATATGTCAACATCATATAATGGTACAGGCTGGCGAAAAAGAATTCCTTTTTCAAAGACATattcaaaaactgaaaagataTATACAG agcCAAGAAGAAATGGGAGCAAGTAA
- the C28H12orf50 gene encoding uncharacterized protein C12orf50 homolog isoform X3 — MAEVGNDCYFFFNSTCIKGSQCRFRHCEEALGSDTVCSLWREGKCLDPLCRFRHMEMQQNCSISCFWETQPLGCVKISCIFYHSKPRNINGLFLPPSSNITLQKETQEGIPPPTQSQEALKSQENISRPIHHPLVLKTNFEEEEEEGDEQNDASGLWTKTSEEIEEKRAIKEICYKSGDYYRFHTPPDKSSSKSIASTAEKELEKPLENGSELQEGDGLTVPTKFSLYERQGEIKASLDRKPRTDIAAFENGGGDCYVPQRIIFLGVDENEALNEEKEITMSTCSNTKDNKDNSHPKRSLTTRLVPTMHVLNATENISMKCKEDPSSMNDVQPVKKPHFKGVKKRKWIYNEPKNFPGPGIRRAVQTPNPQNKMSYHHNNKNRNAENASYIHVQRDAVRTVSLNAPPCSRPRNGSYNKVDVTKEPKLNLCPDKYMSTSYNGTGWRKRIPFSKTYSKTEKIYTEPRRNGSK, encoded by the exons ATGGCAGAAGTTGGAAATGactgctatttcttttttaattccacatGCATAAAG GGTTCCCAGTGCCGATTCCGACACTGTGAAGAGGCCCTTGGCAGTGACACTGTGTGCTCATTATGGAGAGAGGGAAAATGTTTAGATCCACTTTGCAGATTTAGACACATGGAAATGCAG CAAAACTGCAGCATTTCATGCTTCTGGGAAACTCAGCCTCTTGGTTGCGTGAAGATCAGTTGTATCTTTTATCACAGCAAACCTCGAAATATCAATGGATTATTTTTACCACCAAGTAGCA ATATCACTCTACAAAAGGAAACTCAGGAAGGAATTCCACCCCCCACCCAGAGTCAGGAAGCCCTGAAATCTCAGGAGAATATATCACGACCCATTCACCATCCTTTAGTTTTAAAAACTAACtttgaagaagaagaggaggaaggagacgAACAAAATG ATGCTTCTGGTTTATGGACAAAGACTtctgaagaaattgaagaaaaaagagcaataaaGGAGATATGTTATAAATCTG GTGACTACTACAGATTTCATACTCCTCCAGATAAGTCATCATCAAAAAGCATAGCCTCCACGGCGGAAAAAGAGTTAGAAAAGCCTTTGGAAAATGGCAGTGAATTGCAAGAAG gggATGGTCTTACAGTTCCGACAAAATTTAGCCTATATGAAAGGCAAGGTGAGATAAAAGCATCATTGGATAGGAAACCAAGGACTGACATTGCTGCTTTCGAAAATGGAG GAGGTGACTGTTATGTTCCACAGAGGATTATATTTCTTGGAGTAGATGAAAATGAAGCtttaaatgaagagaaagaaatcaccATGTCAACATGTTCAAATACTAAAG ATAACAAGGACAATTCTCATCCAAAGCGTTCCCTAACCACCCGACTAGTACCTACAATGCATGTATTAAATGCTACTGAGAATATCAGTATGAAGTGCAAAGAGGATCCCTCTTCAA TGAACGACGTGCAGCCAGTGAAGAAGCCTCATTTTAAAggggtgaaaaaaagaaaatggatttatAATGAACCAAAGAACTTTCCTGGCCCAGGAATACGGAGAG CAGTACAGACCCCAAATCCCCAAAATAAAATGAGTTACCatcacaataataaaaatagaaatgctgaGAATGCATCCTATATCCATGTTCAGAGAGATGCCGTCAGGACTGTCTCATTGAATGCACCTCCCTGCAGCAGGCCCAGAAATGGGTCCTACAATAAAGTCGATGTTACCAAGGAACCCAAACTCAACCTCTGTCCAG ATAAATATATGTCAACATCATATAATGGTACAGGCTGGCGAAAAAGAATTCCTTTTTCAAAGACATattcaaaaactgaaaagataTATACAG agcCAAGAAGAAATGGGAGCAAGTAA
- the C28H12orf50 gene encoding uncharacterized protein C12orf50 homolog isoform X1, with amino-acid sequence MAEVGNDCYFFFNSTCIKGSQCRFRHCEEALGSDTVCSLWREGKCLDPLCRFRHMEMQQNCSISCFWETQPLGCVKISCIFYHSKPRNINGLFLPPSSNITLQKETQEGIPPPTQSQEALKSQENISRPIHHPLVLKTNFEEEEEEGDEQNDYLALGQFNLKKIYPIDASGLWTKTSEEIEEKRAIKEICYKSGDYYRFHTPPDKSSSKSIASTAEKELEKPLENGSELQEGDGLTVPTKFSLYERQGEIKASLDRKPRTDIAAFENGGGDCYVPQRIIFLGVDENEALNEEKEITMSTCSNTKDNKDNSHPKRSLTTRLVPTMHVLNATENISMKCKEDPSSMNDVQPVKKPHFKGVKKRKWIYNEPKNFPGPGIRRAVQTPNPQNKMSYHHNNKNRNAENASYIHVQRDAVRTVSLNAPPCSRPRNGSYNKVDVTKEPKLNLCPDKYMSTSYNGTGWRKRIPFSKTYSKTEKIYTEPRRNGSK; translated from the exons ATGGCAGAAGTTGGAAATGactgctatttcttttttaattccacatGCATAAAG GGTTCCCAGTGCCGATTCCGACACTGTGAAGAGGCCCTTGGCAGTGACACTGTGTGCTCATTATGGAGAGAGGGAAAATGTTTAGATCCACTTTGCAGATTTAGACACATGGAAATGCAG CAAAACTGCAGCATTTCATGCTTCTGGGAAACTCAGCCTCTTGGTTGCGTGAAGATCAGTTGTATCTTTTATCACAGCAAACCTCGAAATATCAATGGATTATTTTTACCACCAAGTAGCA ATATCACTCTACAAAAGGAAACTCAGGAAGGAATTCCACCCCCCACCCAGAGTCAGGAAGCCCTGAAATCTCAGGAGAATATATCACGACCCATTCACCATCCTTTAGTTTTAAAAACTAACtttgaagaagaagaggaggaaggagacgAACAAAATG ATTATTTGGCTTTGGgacaatttaatttaaaaaaaatatatcctaTAGATGCTTCTGGTTTATGGACAAAGACTtctgaagaaattgaagaaaaaagagcaataaaGGAGATATGTTATAAATCTG GTGACTACTACAGATTTCATACTCCTCCAGATAAGTCATCATCAAAAAGCATAGCCTCCACGGCGGAAAAAGAGTTAGAAAAGCCTTTGGAAAATGGCAGTGAATTGCAAGAAG gggATGGTCTTACAGTTCCGACAAAATTTAGCCTATATGAAAGGCAAGGTGAGATAAAAGCATCATTGGATAGGAAACCAAGGACTGACATTGCTGCTTTCGAAAATGGAG GAGGTGACTGTTATGTTCCACAGAGGATTATATTTCTTGGAGTAGATGAAAATGAAGCtttaaatgaagagaaagaaatcaccATGTCAACATGTTCAAATACTAAAG ATAACAAGGACAATTCTCATCCAAAGCGTTCCCTAACCACCCGACTAGTACCTACAATGCATGTATTAAATGCTACTGAGAATATCAGTATGAAGTGCAAAGAGGATCCCTCTTCAA TGAACGACGTGCAGCCAGTGAAGAAGCCTCATTTTAAAggggtgaaaaaaagaaaatggatttatAATGAACCAAAGAACTTTCCTGGCCCAGGAATACGGAGAG CAGTACAGACCCCAAATCCCCAAAATAAAATGAGTTACCatcacaataataaaaatagaaatgctgaGAATGCATCCTATATCCATGTTCAGAGAGATGCCGTCAGGACTGTCTCATTGAATGCACCTCCCTGCAGCAGGCCCAGAAATGGGTCCTACAATAAAGTCGATGTTACCAAGGAACCCAAACTCAACCTCTGTCCAG ATAAATATATGTCAACATCATATAATGGTACAGGCTGGCGAAAAAGAATTCCTTTTTCAAAGACATattcaaaaactgaaaagataTATACAG agcCAAGAAGAAATGGGAGCAAGTAA
- the C28H12orf50 gene encoding uncharacterized protein C12orf50 homolog isoform X5, with product MAEVGNDCYFFFNSTCIKGSQCRFRHCEEALGSDTVCSLWREGKCLDPLCRFRHMEMQQNCSISCFWETQPLGCVKISCIFYHSKPRNINGLFLPPSSNITLQKETQEGIPPPTQSQEALKSQENISRPIHHPLVLKTNFEEEEEEGDEQNDYLALGQFNLKKIYPIDASGLWTKTSEEIEEKRAIKEICYKSGDYYRFHTPPDKSSSKSIASTAEKELEKPLENGSELQEGDGLTVPTKFSLYERQGEIKASLDRKPRTDIAAFENGGGDCYVPQRIIFLGVDENEALNEEKEITMSTCSNTKVNDVQPVKKPHFKGVKKRKWIYNEPKNFPGPGIRRAVQTPNPQNKMSYHHNNKNRNAENASYIHVQRDAVRTVSLNAPPCSRPRNGSYNKVDVTKEPKLNLCPDKYMSTSYNGTGWRKRIPFSKTYSKTEKIYTEPRRNGSK from the exons ATGGCAGAAGTTGGAAATGactgctatttcttttttaattccacatGCATAAAG GGTTCCCAGTGCCGATTCCGACACTGTGAAGAGGCCCTTGGCAGTGACACTGTGTGCTCATTATGGAGAGAGGGAAAATGTTTAGATCCACTTTGCAGATTTAGACACATGGAAATGCAG CAAAACTGCAGCATTTCATGCTTCTGGGAAACTCAGCCTCTTGGTTGCGTGAAGATCAGTTGTATCTTTTATCACAGCAAACCTCGAAATATCAATGGATTATTTTTACCACCAAGTAGCA ATATCACTCTACAAAAGGAAACTCAGGAAGGAATTCCACCCCCCACCCAGAGTCAGGAAGCCCTGAAATCTCAGGAGAATATATCACGACCCATTCACCATCCTTTAGTTTTAAAAACTAACtttgaagaagaagaggaggaaggagacgAACAAAATG ATTATTTGGCTTTGGgacaatttaatttaaaaaaaatatatcctaTAGATGCTTCTGGTTTATGGACAAAGACTtctgaagaaattgaagaaaaaagagcaataaaGGAGATATGTTATAAATCTG GTGACTACTACAGATTTCATACTCCTCCAGATAAGTCATCATCAAAAAGCATAGCCTCCACGGCGGAAAAAGAGTTAGAAAAGCCTTTGGAAAATGGCAGTGAATTGCAAGAAG gggATGGTCTTACAGTTCCGACAAAATTTAGCCTATATGAAAGGCAAGGTGAGATAAAAGCATCATTGGATAGGAAACCAAGGACTGACATTGCTGCTTTCGAAAATGGAG GAGGTGACTGTTATGTTCCACAGAGGATTATATTTCTTGGAGTAGATGAAAATGAAGCtttaaatgaagagaaagaaatcaccATGTCAACATGTTCAAATACTAAAG TGAACGACGTGCAGCCAGTGAAGAAGCCTCATTTTAAAggggtgaaaaaaagaaaatggatttatAATGAACCAAAGAACTTTCCTGGCCCAGGAATACGGAGAG CAGTACAGACCCCAAATCCCCAAAATAAAATGAGTTACCatcacaataataaaaatagaaatgctgaGAATGCATCCTATATCCATGTTCAGAGAGATGCCGTCAGGACTGTCTCATTGAATGCACCTCCCTGCAGCAGGCCCAGAAATGGGTCCTACAATAAAGTCGATGTTACCAAGGAACCCAAACTCAACCTCTGTCCAG ATAAATATATGTCAACATCATATAATGGTACAGGCTGGCGAAAAAGAATTCCTTTTTCAAAGACATattcaaaaactgaaaagataTATACAG agcCAAGAAGAAATGGGAGCAAGTAA
- the C28H12orf50 gene encoding uncharacterized protein C12orf50 homolog isoform X12: MEMQQNCSISCFWETQPLGCVKISCIFYHSKPRNINGLFLPPSSNITLQKETQEGIPPPTQSQEALKSQENISRPIHHPLVLKTNFEEEEEEGDEQNDYLALGQFNLKKIYPIDASGLWTKTSEEIEEKRAIKEICYKSGDYYRFHTPPDKSSSKSIASTAEKELEKPLENGSELQEGDGLTVPTKFSLYERQGEIKASLDRKPRTDIAAFENGGGDCYVPQRIIFLGVDENEALNEEKEITMSTCSNTKVNDVQPVKKPHFKGVKKRKWIYNEPKNFPGPGIRRAVQTPNPQNKMSYHHNNKNRNAENASYIHVQRDAVRTVSLNAPPCSRPRNGSYNKVDVTKEPKLNLCPDKYMSTSYNGTGWRKRIPFSKTYSKTEKIYTEPRRNGSK; the protein is encoded by the exons ATGGAAATGCAG CAAAACTGCAGCATTTCATGCTTCTGGGAAACTCAGCCTCTTGGTTGCGTGAAGATCAGTTGTATCTTTTATCACAGCAAACCTCGAAATATCAATGGATTATTTTTACCACCAAGTAGCA ATATCACTCTACAAAAGGAAACTCAGGAAGGAATTCCACCCCCCACCCAGAGTCAGGAAGCCCTGAAATCTCAGGAGAATATATCACGACCCATTCACCATCCTTTAGTTTTAAAAACTAACtttgaagaagaagaggaggaaggagacgAACAAAATG ATTATTTGGCTTTGGgacaatttaatttaaaaaaaatatatcctaTAGATGCTTCTGGTTTATGGACAAAGACTtctgaagaaattgaagaaaaaagagcaataaaGGAGATATGTTATAAATCTG GTGACTACTACAGATTTCATACTCCTCCAGATAAGTCATCATCAAAAAGCATAGCCTCCACGGCGGAAAAAGAGTTAGAAAAGCCTTTGGAAAATGGCAGTGAATTGCAAGAAG gggATGGTCTTACAGTTCCGACAAAATTTAGCCTATATGAAAGGCAAGGTGAGATAAAAGCATCATTGGATAGGAAACCAAGGACTGACATTGCTGCTTTCGAAAATGGAG GAGGTGACTGTTATGTTCCACAGAGGATTATATTTCTTGGAGTAGATGAAAATGAAGCtttaaatgaagagaaagaaatcaccATGTCAACATGTTCAAATACTAAAG TGAACGACGTGCAGCCAGTGAAGAAGCCTCATTTTAAAggggtgaaaaaaagaaaatggatttatAATGAACCAAAGAACTTTCCTGGCCCAGGAATACGGAGAG CAGTACAGACCCCAAATCCCCAAAATAAAATGAGTTACCatcacaataataaaaatagaaatgctgaGAATGCATCCTATATCCATGTTCAGAGAGATGCCGTCAGGACTGTCTCATTGAATGCACCTCCCTGCAGCAGGCCCAGAAATGGGTCCTACAATAAAGTCGATGTTACCAAGGAACCCAAACTCAACCTCTGTCCAG ATAAATATATGTCAACATCATATAATGGTACAGGCTGGCGAAAAAGAATTCCTTTTTCAAAGACATattcaaaaactgaaaagataTATACAG agcCAAGAAGAAATGGGAGCAAGTAA